Proteins encoded by one window of Plasmodium cynomolgi strain B DNA, scaffold: 1203, whole genome shotgun sequence:
- a CDS encoding Pv-fam-d protein (putative) yields the protein MNILDEDECTFEKRLKSLMQDYEFKKQFNTIRCNANVHNYDLFYDTSECIDSCDKLFDKIKNMMMKMENMITLTIVSRLKKNIICNIKLFKS from the exons atgaacatatTAGATGAGGATGAATGCACTTTCGAAAAGAGATTAAAATCACTGATGCAAGattatgaatttaaaaaacaatttaataCAATCAGATGCAATGCGAATGTTCATAATTATGACCTGTTTTATGATACCTCTGAATGTATTGATAGTTGTGACAAattatttgataaaattaaaaatatgatgatgaagatggaaaatatgataaCACTCACTATAGTAtctag gttaaaaaaaaatattatatgtaatattaAATTGTTTAAAAGTTAA